A stretch of the Hyalangium minutum genome encodes the following:
- the nadA gene encoding quinolinate synthase NadA produces the protein MGGDTDFEAKIQELKRSLNAVILAHYYQESEIQDVADFVGDSLALAQAAAKTQADVIVFCGVHFMAETAKILNPTKQVLLPDLKAGCSLSDRCPPAAFKAFKEKHQDAFVVSYVNSSAAVKAMSDVICTSSNAVKIVNRAPKDRQILFAPDQHLGRHVMKQTGRDMVLWPGSCIVHEIFSEKKLVQLKVEHPDAEVVAHPECEQAVLRHADFIGSTKGILDYVVASPKQKFIVVTEAGIIHQMQLKAPGKTYIPAPPDNGCACNECPYMRLNTMEKLYRCMRDRTPELILPADLQAAARAPLERMLEWS, from the coding sequence ATGGGCGGCGATACGGATTTCGAGGCGAAGATTCAGGAGCTCAAGCGCTCACTCAACGCTGTCATCCTGGCGCACTATTACCAGGAGAGTGAAATACAGGATGTAGCGGACTTCGTGGGTGACAGCCTCGCGCTGGCGCAGGCGGCGGCGAAGACGCAGGCGGATGTCATCGTCTTCTGCGGTGTCCACTTCATGGCGGAGACGGCGAAGATTCTGAATCCGACGAAGCAGGTGCTGCTGCCGGACCTCAAGGCTGGCTGCTCGCTCTCCGACCGCTGCCCGCCCGCGGCCTTCAAGGCGTTCAAGGAGAAGCACCAGGACGCCTTCGTGGTGAGCTACGTGAACAGCTCGGCGGCGGTGAAGGCCATGAGCGACGTGATCTGCACGTCCTCCAACGCGGTAAAGATCGTCAACCGCGCGCCAAAGGATCGGCAGATCCTCTTCGCGCCGGATCAACACCTCGGCCGCCATGTGATGAAGCAGACAGGCAGGGACATGGTGCTCTGGCCGGGCAGCTGCATCGTCCATGAGATCTTCAGCGAGAAGAAGCTCGTGCAGCTGAAGGTCGAGCACCCGGACGCCGAGGTGGTTGCCCACCCGGAGTGCGAGCAGGCGGTGCTGCGCCACGCGGACTTCATCGGCTCGACCAAGGGCATCCTCGACTACGTGGTGGCCAGCCCGAAGCAGAAGTTCATCGTGGTGACGGAGGCGGGCATCATCCACCAGATGCAGCTCAAAGCGCCGGGCAAGACGTACATCCCCGCGCCGCCGGATAACGGCTGCGCCTGCAATGAGTGCCCGTACATGCGGCTCAACACGATGGAGAAGCTCTACCGCTGCATGAGGGATCGGACACCGGAGCTCATCCTCCCGGCGGATCTGCAGGCGGCTGCGCGTGCGCCGCTGGAACGCATGCTGGAGTGGTCCTGA